A single region of the Pseudalkalibacillus berkeleyi genome encodes:
- a CDS encoding YhcN/YlaJ family sporulation lipoprotein, whose protein sequence is MKKIMMFTSALLLTSALTACNADDNEALDTRYDNDTRPIGYYTNDGRGEGPMTRIADRDRKDLDRKEVNYADDYQGGDLARRISKKVNNMRDVDDARVVVTRDSVLIGVDTNDRNDRDVKPKVKSAVKKMTDKDVRVTTDEDMFTRIRDVDNDLRDGNGYNEVESDVNAIMNDIGDALRRPFENNR, encoded by the coding sequence TTGAAAAAAATTATGATGTTTACCTCAGCATTACTACTCACAAGCGCATTGACTGCTTGTAATGCTGACGATAATGAAGCGTTAGATACTCGTTATGACAATGATACCCGTCCAATCGGCTACTATACGAATGATGGTCGAGGTGAAGGTCCGATGACGCGTATTGCAGATCGTGATCGCAAAGACTTGGATAGAAAAGAAGTCAACTATGCGGACGATTATCAAGGTGGGGATCTTGCGAGAAGAATCTCTAAGAAGGTTAACAACATGCGTGATGTTGACGATGCACGTGTAGTCGTAACCAGAGATTCAGTTCTAATTGGTGTAGACACTAACGATCGAAATGATCGAGATGTTAAGCCTAAGGTCAAGTCTGCTGTGAAAAAGATGACAGACAAAGATGTTCGTGTCACAACCGATGAAGACATGTTTACGCGAATTCGTGATGTAGACAATGACCTTCGAGATGGTAACGGATATAATGAAGTAGAATCTGATGTCAATGCAATTATGAATGATATTGGAGATGCGCTTCGCCGTCCGTTTGAAAACAATCGATAG
- a CDS encoding YebC/PmpR family DNA-binding transcriptional regulator: protein MAGHSKWKNIQRRKNAQDAKRGKVFMKLAKDIYVAAKEGGGDPETNPSLRLMIEKAKSANMPNENIDRAVRKATGNLDGVSYEEIIYEGYGAGGTAIMVEILTDNKNRTAADVRHAFSKNDGNLGETGCVSFMFDRKGIISINREEVTLSEDDFMLEVIECGGEEYEVNEDTFDIYTEPDMFKEVKDQLVSKGYSISTSEMTMIPQTFASLGAEDTKKVLNLIDTLEDLDDVQEVFHNLEVDEEEYEEYVN from the coding sequence ATGGCAGGACATTCTAAATGGAAAAACATTCAACGTAGGAAAAATGCGCAAGATGCGAAACGCGGAAAAGTATTTATGAAGCTTGCAAAAGATATATATGTAGCAGCTAAAGAGGGTGGAGGAGATCCTGAAACCAACCCTTCTCTTCGATTAATGATTGAGAAAGCGAAGTCGGCGAATATGCCAAATGAAAATATTGATCGTGCAGTAAGAAAAGCCACAGGTAATTTAGATGGTGTCAGTTATGAGGAAATCATTTATGAAGGGTATGGAGCTGGTGGAACAGCTATTATGGTTGAAATATTGACAGACAATAAGAACCGCACTGCAGCAGACGTTAGGCACGCCTTTTCAAAAAATGATGGAAATTTAGGTGAAACAGGATGTGTTTCATTTATGTTTGATCGAAAAGGAATCATATCGATTAATCGTGAGGAAGTTACCTTATCTGAAGACGATTTTATGCTAGAGGTTATCGAATGTGGTGGTGAAGAGTATGAAGTGAACGAAGATACGTTTGACATTTATACAGAACCAGACATGTTTAAAGAAGTGAAAGATCAGTTAGTTTCTAAAGGCTATTCGATTTCTACTTCAGAAATGACAATGATTCCACAAACATTTGCTTCCCTTGGAGCTGAAGATACAAAGAAAGTACTGAACCTTATTGATACACTTGAAGATTTAGATGATGTCCAGGAAGTCTTTCATAATCTTGAAGTTGACGAGGAAGAGTACGAAGAATATGTAAATTAA
- a CDS encoding BofC C-terminal domain-containing protein: protein MYVFLFYTFEDKVKANLPSQTNQENYAEVEAQTVTGPITVEVYLHRNYLDGNQSEEVVYETIWSMEDFWSHYADWQLVDQEVNKVIFEQDIDDISPASKINGFFGLTEEGILTIFNGRPHEDEVIQSFFQIDTNKLESGLVEELTKGIRVQSKQEYTEVLERYKPYTTNKE from the coding sequence GTGTACGTATTTTTGTTTTATACGTTTGAGGATAAAGTGAAAGCGAATCTACCGTCACAAACTAATCAGGAAAACTATGCTGAAGTAGAAGCCCAAACTGTTACGGGTCCAATTACAGTCGAGGTCTATCTACATCGCAATTATTTAGATGGCAACCAAAGTGAAGAAGTGGTATATGAAACCATCTGGTCAATGGAAGACTTTTGGTCTCACTATGCAGATTGGCAACTTGTAGACCAAGAGGTAAATAAAGTCATTTTCGAGCAGGATATTGATGATATATCACCTGCATCAAAAATAAATGGTTTCTTCGGATTAACAGAAGAAGGAATTTTGACGATTTTCAATGGACGACCGCATGAGGATGAAGTGATCCAATCTTTCTTCCAAATCGATACTAATAAACTCGAAAGTGGTCTGGTGGAAGAATTAACGAAAGGAATTAGAGTGCAATCGAAACAAGAATACACAGAAGTTCTCGAACGTTATAAACCATATACGACCAACAAAGAGTGA
- the ruvB gene encoding Holliday junction branch migration DNA helicase RuvB — MEDRIISNELNNGDEALEFSLRPQYLQQYIGQHKVKDNLRVFIEAAKMRSEPLDHVLFYGPPGLGKTTLSCIIANEMGVNIRTTSGPAIERPGDLAAILSALEPGDVLFIDEIHRLHRTVEEVLYPAMEDFCLDIVIGKGETARSVRLDLPPFTLVGATTRAGLLSAPLRDRFGVHSRLDYYELDDLIEIVIRTGDFFDIMVQPDAAEELGRRARGTPRIVNRLLKRVRDFAQVQGDGIITKDIAVQALERLQVDRLGLDNIDYKLLRGMIETYQGGPVGLNTIAATIGEEPQTIEDVYEPYLLQIGFIQRTSRGRMVTRLAYDHMNIETPERERS, encoded by the coding sequence ATGGAAGATCGTATCATTTCAAACGAATTGAATAACGGAGATGAAGCATTGGAATTTAGTCTTCGTCCTCAATATTTGCAACAATACATCGGACAGCACAAAGTGAAAGATAATTTGCGTGTCTTTATTGAAGCTGCAAAAATGCGGAGCGAACCTTTAGACCATGTCTTGTTCTATGGGCCGCCTGGACTTGGGAAGACAACGTTATCGTGTATTATTGCAAATGAAATGGGCGTTAACATCCGTACGACAAGTGGACCAGCAATTGAACGACCTGGGGATTTAGCAGCTATTCTTTCAGCATTAGAGCCTGGTGACGTTCTGTTTATTGATGAAATCCATCGGTTGCATAGAACTGTTGAGGAAGTCCTTTACCCAGCGATGGAAGATTTTTGTCTAGATATTGTTATTGGGAAAGGTGAAACAGCTCGTTCCGTTCGCCTAGATTTACCTCCGTTCACATTGGTAGGCGCAACAACGAGGGCTGGGTTATTGTCAGCACCACTCCGAGATCGATTTGGCGTCCATAGTCGTTTGGATTACTATGAATTAGATGATTTAATTGAAATTGTCATTCGTACAGGTGATTTCTTTGATATAATGGTTCAGCCAGACGCTGCAGAAGAGTTGGGGAGACGCGCTAGAGGAACCCCGAGGATTGTCAATCGCCTTTTAAAGAGAGTCCGCGATTTTGCACAAGTTCAGGGTGACGGCATCATTACAAAAGATATTGCTGTACAAGCGTTAGAACGGCTTCAGGTAGACCGTTTAGGATTAGACAATATTGACTATAAATTGTTAAGAGGGATGATTGAGACTTATCAAGGTGGTCCTGTAGGATTGAATACCATTGCTGCTACAATTGGAGAAGAACCTCAGACGATTGAGGATGTTTACGAACCGTATTTACTCCAAATTGGTTTTATCCAACGAACTTCAAGAGGCAGAATGGTGACGAGACTTGCTTATGATCATATGAACATAGAAACGCCTGAGCGTGAGCGTTCATGA
- the safA gene encoding SafA/ExsA family spore coat assembly protein has protein sequence MKIHIVKKGDTLWKIAKLYGVSLETVVKANPQIKSPDIIYPGMKVNVPSGNVSVKSNPNHNKNDSMMPYMNKKEMPMKKEMPIKKEKPIKKEMPIKKEKPIKKEKPIVKEKPIKKPPQAPMTEEEFHITLGLSKEETTTTYEMPKPKPIQKPVEECPPVDYCMPDPCCPPYGGHGGYGGYSGHGDHGAYSGYPMMDPCCEPMMYGYGNQHMMHGPYMHGGGQMGHHYGAMSPEYMHQGGHGMEHMNYSGYDMQEMDSYEEMMYGQMMGNPMEYGQMMDHQQMDYEQYGESNQMPWMNQGNMQNNQQWMNEHDGGQMNQYGENDANQMNPWKEQDQYYGGQMPGMAQGQYDGSGQMPWMEQGQGGQMMPDMGQGQYGGNGQMPWMGQGQGGGMGQMMPGMGQGQGGGMGQMMPGMGQGQGGGMGQMIPGMGQGQGGGMGQMIPGMGQGQGGGMGQMMPGMGQGQSGMPTDFSQLPFMGQTGGRDPYWDIDIEMQPRKPKKKDSKSE, from the coding sequence TTGAAAATCCATATCGTAAAAAAAGGGGATACACTTTGGAAAATTGCTAAATTGTACGGAGTCTCTTTAGAAACAGTAGTAAAGGCAAACCCTCAAATAAAATCACCTGATATTATTTACCCTGGTATGAAGGTGAATGTCCCATCTGGAAATGTATCTGTTAAATCTAATCCAAACCATAATAAGAACGATTCTATGATGCCATACATGAATAAGAAGGAAATGCCGATGAAAAAAGAAATGCCTATTAAGAAAGAAAAGCCAATCAAAAAAGAAATGCCTATTAAGAAAGAGAAACCGATCAAAAAAGAAAAACCTATTGTAAAAGAAAAGCCAATTAAGAAGCCTCCACAGGCTCCTATGACAGAAGAGGAATTTCATATTACTCTTGGGTTATCTAAAGAAGAAACGACTACAACATATGAAATGCCGAAACCAAAACCGATCCAAAAACCTGTTGAGGAATGTCCACCTGTAGATTACTGTATGCCAGATCCATGTTGCCCGCCTTATGGCGGTCATGGCGGTTATGGCGGTTATAGTGGCCATGGAGACCATGGTGCATATAGCGGATATCCGATGATGGATCCATGTTGTGAACCCATGATGTATGGGTATGGAAACCAGCATATGATGCATGGCCCATATATGCATGGTGGCGGTCAAATGGGTCATCATTATGGCGCTATGTCACCTGAGTATATGCATCAAGGTGGTCACGGAATGGAGCATATGAATTACAGTGGCTATGATATGCAGGAAATGGACTCATACGAAGAAATGATGTATGGACAAATGATGGGTAATCCAATGGAATACGGGCAAATGATGGATCACCAGCAAATGGACTATGAACAGTACGGTGAGAGTAATCAAATGCCTTGGATGAACCAAGGTAATATGCAAAACAACCAACAATGGATGAATGAACATGATGGCGGACAAATGAATCAATACGGTGAAAATGATGCAAATCAAATGAATCCTTGGAAAGAACAAGACCAATACTATGGTGGACAAATGCCAGGGATGGCTCAAGGGCAATATGACGGGAGTGGCCAAATGCCATGGATGGAACAAGGTCAAGGCGGTCAAATGATGCCAGATATGGGCCAAGGGCAGTACGGTGGTAACGGACAAATGCCATGGATGGGTCAAGGTCAAGGCGGCGGAATGGGTCAAATGATGCCAGGTATGGGTCAAGGCCAAGGCGGCGGAATGGGTCAAATGATGCCAGGTATGGGTCAAGGCCAAGGCGGCGGAATGGGCCAAATGATACCAGGCATGGGTCAAGGTCAAGGTGGCGGAATGGGCCAAATGATACCAGGCATGGGTCAAGGCCAAGGCGGAGGAATGGGCCAAATGATGCCAGGCATGGGTCAAGGCCAGAGCGGCATGCCGACAGACTTTAGTCAACTTCCTTTCATGGGTCAAACTGGCGGAAGAGACCCGTATTGGGATATAGACATAGAGATGCAACCACGGAAACCAAAGAAAAAAGATTCAAAATCAGAATAG
- the ruvA gene encoding Holliday junction branch migration protein RuvA, with product MIDYITGTVKYIHTDHVVLECGHIGYKINCPNPFVYQDEIGNTKTIYMYQHVREDILALYGFENLDERDLFMKLIQVSGIGPKGALAILASGKPAQVVTAIENEDEKFLTRFPGVGKKTARQMILDLKGKLPNWTDTLFDEKPETSVSPQGLDDALEALVALGYGQKEIKKIVPQLEEQERLSTDQYIKKALQLLLN from the coding sequence TTGATTGATTATATAACAGGAACGGTTAAGTATATACATACTGATCATGTCGTATTAGAGTGTGGTCATATCGGCTATAAAATAAATTGTCCAAATCCATTTGTGTACCAAGATGAAATAGGCAACACCAAAACAATATATATGTATCAGCATGTACGAGAGGACATCCTTGCATTATATGGTTTTGAGAATTTAGATGAGCGTGACTTGTTTATGAAACTCATTCAAGTATCAGGCATAGGTCCTAAAGGTGCACTAGCGATTCTGGCATCAGGGAAACCCGCACAAGTTGTAACGGCTATTGAAAATGAAGATGAGAAGTTTCTCACTCGATTCCCGGGTGTAGGTAAGAAAACAGCCAGACAAATGATTCTAGATTTAAAAGGGAAGTTGCCTAATTGGACAGATACTTTGTTTGATGAGAAGCCTGAGACTTCCGTTTCTCCACAAGGACTGGATGATGCGCTCGAAGCTTTAGTTGCACTTGGTTATGGTCAAAAGGAAATCAAAAAGATTGTTCCTCAGCTAGAAGAACAAGAGCGTCTATCAACCGATCAATACATAAAGAAAGCTCTGCAATTATTACTGAATTGA